One genomic segment of Pedobacter endophyticus includes these proteins:
- a CDS encoding DUF2752 domain-containing protein — protein MKHIKNFPLELMFWTTALVLLAAANAHEHHFTLCPLANLGYEGWCPGCGLGRSISLILHGEFASSFAEHWFGLPALLIIIYRIYSLIRNNTTSKILTTNT, from the coding sequence ATGAAGCACATTAAAAACTTTCCACTTGAACTGATGTTCTGGACGACGGCTTTAGTGTTGCTGGCAGCAGCAAACGCACATGAGCATCACTTTACGCTTTGTCCGCTGGCCAATTTGGGCTACGAGGGATGGTGTCCCGGATGCGGATTGGGCAGGTCGATAAGCCTTATTTTACATGGTGAGTTCGCATCGAGTTTTGCAGAACATTGGTTCGGTTTGCCAGCGCTTTTAATTATAATTTATAGAATTTACAGTTTGATAAGAAATAACACAACATCGAAAATTTTAACAACAAATACATAG
- a CDS encoding TM2 domain-containing protein produces the protein MDIFQSPLMSLPGITPEEYAYLQQATTGLNEQQLRNFLMIYGSRRKQPSEILLLALIGFLGFAGIHRFVIGQIGMGILYFFTGGLCAIGTIVDVINHKSLAFEYNQKMVFESLQMVRMSGGQFQ, from the coding sequence ATGGATATATTTCAATCGCCCCTAATGTCGTTACCAGGTATAACGCCAGAAGAATACGCCTACTTACAACAAGCAACCACAGGATTAAACGAACAACAATTGCGTAATTTTTTAATGATTTACGGAAGCCGCAGAAAGCAACCATCAGAAATCTTGTTGCTGGCCCTGATTGGATTTTTGGGTTTCGCCGGGATACACCGCTTTGTAATCGGCCAAATCGGGATGGGAATTTTGTACTTCTTTACCGGTGGTTTATGTGCTATTGGTACCATTGTTGACGTGATCAACCACAAAAGCTTAGCATTTGAGTACAACCAGAAAATGGTTTTTGAAAGCTTGCAAATGGTAAGAATGAGCGGCGGCCAATTTCAGTAA
- a CDS encoding Nif3-like dinuclear metal center hexameric protein has translation MKLAEITSYLETIAPLNYQEDYDNSGLIVGDPNMEIRAALVALDCIESIVDEAISTGCNLIITHHPIVFKGLKKLNGKTYVERVVLKAIKNNIALYAIHTNLDNIHTGVNARICERLGLSGTKVLAPKTGLLKKLVTYCPQAQAEQLRSALFYAGAGNIGNYSECSFNADGFGTFKGNEDTDPFVGEKGIRHREPEVRIEVVFHAQSERKVLIALFENHPYEEVAYDIYKLENKHQLIGSGMVGWLGYDMDGYDFLHLVKDRMQARVVRHTDMIGKRIKKVAVCGGSGSFLLKDAIAAGADAFVTADFKYHEFFDADEKIIIADIGHFETEQFTSNLLLEIIQKKFTNFAIRLTEQNTNPINYLF, from the coding sequence ATGAAACTAGCCGAAATAACCAGTTATCTGGAAACCATTGCGCCATTGAATTATCAGGAAGATTACGATAATTCGGGATTGATTGTTGGCGATCCGAACATGGAAATTCGTGCCGCATTGGTGGCGTTAGATTGTATCGAGTCCATTGTTGATGAGGCCATTTCGACAGGTTGCAATTTGATTATTACCCATCATCCAATTGTGTTTAAGGGCCTAAAAAAGCTTAATGGTAAAACCTATGTTGAACGCGTGGTGCTCAAAGCCATAAAAAACAACATCGCCCTGTACGCCATTCACACTAATTTAGATAATATCCATACCGGCGTTAACGCTCGCATTTGCGAACGTTTGGGTTTAAGCGGCACAAAAGTTCTGGCGCCAAAAACTGGCTTGTTAAAAAAGCTGGTAACCTATTGTCCGCAGGCACAAGCCGAACAGTTGCGCTCGGCATTATTTTACGCTGGTGCTGGCAACATCGGTAACTACAGCGAGTGCAGTTTCAATGCAGATGGTTTCGGCACATTTAAGGGGAATGAGGATACCGACCCATTTGTAGGCGAGAAAGGCATTCGGCATAGAGAGCCCGAGGTAAGGATTGAGGTGGTTTTTCACGCACAAAGTGAACGCAAAGTGTTAATCGCCCTGTTTGAAAATCATCCATACGAAGAAGTAGCCTACGATATTTACAAACTGGAAAATAAACATCAGTTAATTGGTTCGGGCATGGTGGGCTGGTTGGGATACGATATGGATGGCTACGATTTCCTGCATTTGGTTAAAGACCGCATGCAGGCCAGGGTAGTTCGGCATACGGATATGATCGGTAAACGAATTAAAAAAGTGGCGGTTTGTGGCGGATCAGGAAGCTTTCTTTTAAAGGACGCGATTGCGGCCGGGGCAGATGCCTTTGTTACCGCCGATTTTAAATATCACGAGTTTTTTGATGCCGACGAAAAAATCATCATTGCCGACATCGGACACTTTGAAACTGAACAATTTACATCAAATTTATTGCTTGAAATTATTCAGAAAAAATTTACTAACTTTGCAATCCGTTTAACGGAGCAAAATACAAACCCCATAAATTACTTGTTTTAA
- a CDS encoding zinc ribbon domain-containing protein — MEQTVEQKLKALYELQNIHTKIDKIRQVRGELPMEVADLEDDVLGLETRISKIKGELDDLEDAIVTRKNTIKDAQAAIKRYDTQLKEVKNNREYDALTKEIEIQGLDIQVSEKKIKEHGFEITSKTEIYEAALADLEGRKKDLEVKKAELDVITAETEKDEQDLQKKADKAEPQIEERLLVAYKRLRKNSVNGLAVVTIDRDSCSGCFNQIPPQRQLDIRQRKKIIVCEHCGRILVDEALTHEVAEA, encoded by the coding sequence ATGGAACAAACCGTAGAACAAAAGCTAAAAGCTTTATACGAATTACAAAATATCCACACAAAGATTGATAAAATTCGTCAGGTACGTGGCGAGTTGCCAATGGAAGTTGCAGATTTAGAGGACGATGTTTTAGGACTAGAGACTCGAATTTCGAAAATCAAAGGAGAGCTTGATGATCTTGAGGATGCAATCGTTACCCGTAAAAACACCATCAAGGATGCTCAGGCAGCAATAAAAAGATACGATACTCAGTTAAAAGAAGTTAAAAATAACCGTGAATACGATGCTTTAACGAAAGAAATTGAAATTCAAGGCTTAGACATTCAGGTTTCTGAGAAAAAGATAAAAGAGCATGGCTTCGAAATTACTTCTAAAACTGAGATCTATGAAGCAGCATTGGCTGATTTAGAAGGAAGAAAAAAAGATTTAGAGGTTAAAAAAGCTGAACTTGATGTAATTACTGCCGAAACTGAAAAAGACGAGCAGGATTTACAAAAGAAAGCCGATAAAGCAGAGCCTCAAATTGAGGAACGTTTATTGGTTGCTTACAAGCGTTTACGCAAAAACTCGGTTAACGGTTTAGCTGTAGTAACGATCGATCGCGATTCTTGCTCAGGATGCTTTAACCAGATTCCACCACAACGCCAGCTGGATATTCGTCAACGTAAAAAAATTATCGTTTGCGAGCACTGTGGCCGTATTTTGGTAGATGAGGCTTTAACTCATGAAGTAGCAGAAGCATAA
- a CDS encoding YfgM family protein → MIKNIRFFVLTVLLTAPLSLFANFDFNNNCLNAYRSIFELKLGNARAYISTEKKQHPNNSIVPLLENYVDYFTILTSESKRDFDRLKGNKADRLDRISDDDKNSPYYLYAQAEINLQWALIRGRFGEYFNAAMEVKRANSLLQANAKKFPDFHLNLKGLGLINAVLGNLPDGALKTALSTFGIKGDLQNGLNMFETLANNLPKSSYEPFYAEVVFYYAYVLTDVAHSPAAYSKTMKYTERIADTSLLKSYLQSYVCIKNSHSDQAISILSKRPEGGVYQPFPYLDYLEGVARLNKLDLSAESHFKRFIQTNKGVNFIKDANIHLGWISLLRGDKGSYNIFANKAISSGYTYMEKDKQAKNDASGEAPNLDLLQARLLFDGGYLSRALQILSDKSASNFSSTKDKIEYSYRLGRILDDLGKDDQALSAYQATIALGRNQKYYFAANAAVQTGKIYEKKKNIAKAKEAFNLAISMKNHEYENSIESQAKAGLKRID, encoded by the coding sequence ATGATTAAAAACATTCGTTTCTTTGTTTTAACCGTTCTCCTTACCGCTCCGCTTTCCTTATTTGCCAATTTCGACTTTAATAACAACTGCCTTAACGCCTATCGGAGCATCTTTGAATTGAAGCTCGGCAATGCAAGGGCGTACATTTCCACTGAAAAGAAACAACATCCCAATAATTCAATTGTTCCGCTCCTCGAAAATTATGTAGACTATTTTACGATTTTAACCTCCGAAAGTAAGCGTGATTTTGATCGTTTAAAAGGGAATAAGGCAGATCGGTTAGATCGAATAAGCGACGATGATAAAAACTCGCCCTATTATCTATATGCCCAGGCCGAAATAAATTTGCAATGGGCTTTGATTCGTGGCCGCTTTGGCGAATACTTTAATGCCGCAATGGAGGTAAAAAGGGCCAATAGTTTATTGCAGGCAAATGCTAAAAAGTTCCCGGATTTTCACCTGAATCTTAAAGGATTGGGATTAATTAATGCAGTACTTGGGAACCTGCCAGATGGCGCCTTAAAAACCGCGCTTTCTACGTTTGGTATAAAAGGCGACTTGCAAAACGGATTGAACATGTTTGAAACGCTGGCCAATAATTTGCCAAAATCATCATACGAGCCCTTTTATGCGGAGGTTGTTTTTTACTACGCCTACGTGCTTACCGATGTTGCCCACAGCCCTGCCGCTTACTCGAAAACCATGAAGTATACCGAACGCATTGCCGATACCAGCCTGTTAAAAAGTTATTTGCAAAGTTATGTCTGCATCAAAAATTCACACAGCGACCAAGCCATTTCTATTTTATCCAAACGGCCCGAGGGTGGCGTTTACCAGCCTTTCCCTTACCTCGATTATTTAGAGGGCGTAGCTCGGTTAAATAAACTCGATTTAAGCGCCGAAAGCCACTTTAAAAGATTTATTCAGACGAATAAGGGGGTGAACTTTATTAAAGATGCCAACATCCATTTAGGATGGATTTCGTTACTTCGTGGCGATAAGGGAAGCTACAACATCTTCGCCAATAAGGCAATTAGCAGCGGCTATACTTATATGGAGAAAGATAAACAGGCAAAGAACGACGCTTCGGGTGAGGCTCCCAACTTAGACCTTTTGCAAGCACGTTTGTTGTTTGATGGAGGCTATTTATCGCGGGCATTACAGATTTTGTCAGATAAGAGTGCCAGCAATTTCAGTTCAACAAAAGATAAAATCGAATATAGCTACCGTTTAGGCCGTATTTTAGACGATTTAGGTAAAGATGACCAGGCGTTATCGGCCTATCAGGCGACAATAGCCCTAGGTCGCAACCAGAAATACTATTTCGCAGCGAACGCAGCCGTACAAACAGGAAAGATTTACGAGAAGAAGAAGAATATCGCCAAAGCCAAAGAGGCTTTTAATCTCGCAATTTCGATGAAAAACCACGAATACGAAAACAGCATCGAGAGTCAAGCCAAGGCCGGTTTAAAACGGATTGATTGA
- a CDS encoding 3-oxoacyl-ACP synthase III family protein produces the protein MSKVINTVITGTGSYIPENVISGDKFLDSIFFENGSRLEKENEEIIHKFSEITEIVERRYACPEQLSNHIGAKAAEKAIEDAGIDKETLDYIIFCHNFGDIPLGSNRIDILPSLAAKVKQQLGILNPDCVAYDIIFGCPGWVQGAIQADYFIKSGDAKRVLVIGAETLSRIIDPHDRDSMIFSDGAGAVIFEAKEEQEQKKGILAHKTETHAVNYGNLLIMGKGSHPEETTGNFYLKMNGRKLYEFAVIQVPQVIKKAIDKAGLSVEDVNIVFVHQANGKMDTAIMKRLFKLYGKETVPENLVPMTISWLGNSSVATVPTLLDLVLNEQVKGYKVKPGDVAVFASVGAGMHINAFVYRF, from the coding sequence ATGAGCAAAGTAATAAATACGGTAATTACCGGCACCGGAAGCTATATTCCAGAAAATGTTATTTCGGGCGATAAGTTCCTCGACTCGATATTCTTCGAAAACGGAAGTCGATTAGAAAAAGAAAATGAAGAAATTATTCATAAGTTCTCAGAGATTACCGAAATAGTTGAGCGCAGATATGCCTGCCCGGAACAGTTGAGTAACCACATAGGCGCAAAAGCGGCTGAAAAGGCCATTGAAGATGCCGGTATAGATAAAGAAACTTTAGATTACATTATTTTTTGCCATAATTTTGGCGACATTCCTTTAGGGAGCAATCGAATAGACATTTTGCCTTCCCTTGCCGCAAAAGTAAAACAGCAGCTCGGCATACTTAACCCCGATTGCGTAGCTTATGATATCATCTTCGGTTGTCCGGGTTGGGTGCAAGGCGCAATTCAGGCCGATTACTTTATTAAGAGCGGCGATGCGAAAAGGGTATTGGTGATCGGTGCTGAAACATTGAGCAGAATTATCGACCCACACGACCGTGATAGCATGATCTTTTCGGATGGTGCAGGTGCTGTAATTTTTGAAGCCAAAGAAGAACAAGAGCAAAAGAAAGGCATCCTAGCTCATAAAACCGAAACGCACGCGGTAAACTATGGCAATTTGTTAATCATGGGCAAGGGTTCGCACCCAGAGGAAACTACCGGAAATTTCTATTTGAAAATGAATGGTCGTAAACTGTATGAGTTTGCAGTTATCCAGGTGCCGCAAGTAATTAAGAAAGCAATTGATAAAGCAGGGCTAAGCGTTGAGGACGTAAATATCGTTTTTGTTCACCAGGCGAACGGCAAAATGGATACAGCTATTATGAAACGGCTATTTAAGCTTTACGGCAAGGAAACCGTTCCAGAAAACTTGGTTCCAATGACGATTTCGTGGCTGGGCAATAGTTCTGTTGCCACCGTTCCGACCTTGTTAGACTTGGTTTTAAACGAGCAGGTTAAGGGTTATAAAGTTAAGCCCGGCGATGTGGCTGTTTTTGCTTCGGTGGGAGCGGGTATGCACATTAATGCATTTGTTTATCGGTTTTAA
- a CDS encoding LutC/YkgG family protein yields MKDNTTAKEKMLKKIRKALLEKRENPYPNLEESPLYRKNTDELEVLFAEQLTAVAGNFIFCEDGIDFFENMLHLADKFKWRKIYCWEPELQDFFNKYEFPFYQTDKDFEQAEVGITLCEALVARNGSVMVTNQSAAGRRLSIFPHHHIVIAKTSQLVLDLKDAFQLIKNKYGNQIPSMISNITGPSRTADIEKTLVLGAHGPKELFVFLIDDFR; encoded by the coding sequence ATGAAAGACAATACGACGGCCAAGGAAAAAATGCTGAAGAAGATAAGGAAAGCGCTTTTAGAGAAGCGTGAAAATCCGTATCCGAACTTAGAGGAAAGCCCACTTTACAGAAAAAACACAGATGAGCTGGAAGTGTTATTTGCTGAGCAACTTACCGCAGTGGCCGGAAACTTCATCTTCTGCGAAGACGGCATCGATTTTTTTGAAAACATGCTTCACCTTGCAGACAAATTTAAATGGCGCAAAATTTATTGCTGGGAGCCCGAATTACAAGATTTCTTCAATAAATACGAGTTTCCATTTTACCAAACCGATAAGGATTTTGAACAGGCAGAGGTAGGGATTACGCTTTGCGAAGCATTAGTGGCCCGAAACGGCAGTGTAATGGTTACCAACCAAAGCGCTGCAGGAAGGCGACTGAGCATTTTTCCTCATCACCATATTGTAATTGCCAAAACGAGTCAGTTGGTCCTCGATCTTAAAGACGCTTTTCAGCTGATTAAAAATAAATATGGAAATCAAATCCCGTCGATGATTAGCAACATTACCGGGCCGAGCCGTACTGCTGATATAGAAAAAACTCTGGTGCTCGGCGCACATGGCCCGAAAGAGCTGTTTGTATTTTTAATTGATGATTTTAGGTAG
- the ftsH gene encoding ATP-dependent zinc metalloprotease FtsH, with protein sequence MNENQNNNDKQGKKLPNIPKKPQKGSKFNIFWVYAAIILAIVAAQFFFTSDSGKKVTYETFESQMLLPGDVDRIVAYQTEDLVRAEVYIKKDSLTKPAYKNFKGSSSINLSNTTTPTVYFELGGKFADLRAALAESQKALPAGRKPVSFQSENRSNPLASWFLSIILPVLLLIGFWIFMMRRMGGGAGGGGQIFSIGKSKATLFDKESQVNITFNDVAGLEEAKTEVMEIVDFLKNPKKYTDLGGKIPKGALLVGSPGTGKTLLAKAVAGEAQVPFFSLSGSDFVEMFVGVGASRVRDLFKQAKDKSPCIIFIDEIDAIGRARGKNGVMGGNDERENTLNQLLVEMDGFGTNTHVIILAATNRADVLDKALLRAGRFDRQIYVDLPDVVERKQIFEVHITPLKKSEELDTEFLAKQTPGFSGADIANVCNEAALIAARKNKSAVDKQDFLDAVDRIVGGLEKKNKIITPSEKRAIAIHEAGHATVSWLLEHAAPLVKVTIVPRGQSLGAAWYLPEERLIVRPHQMLDEMCATMGGRAAEKVMFDTISTGALSDLEKVNKQARAMVTIYGLNEKLGNITYYDSSGQNEYNFSKPYSEDTALTIDKEISILIESQYQRAINLLQENKDKLIQLADILIEKEVLFKDDLEEIFGKRLFENSTEAGSTGQITPVEA encoded by the coding sequence ATGAACGAGAATCAAAATAATAACGATAAGCAGGGGAAAAAGCTTCCAAACATTCCTAAAAAGCCACAAAAAGGATCGAAATTTAATATCTTTTGGGTCTATGCAGCCATCATATTAGCTATTGTTGCTGCTCAATTCTTCTTCACCAGCGATAGCGGCAAGAAGGTAACCTATGAAACCTTCGAAAGCCAAATGCTTTTGCCTGGCGATGTGGATAGAATTGTAGCCTACCAAACTGAAGATTTGGTTCGGGCCGAGGTTTACATCAAAAAAGACAGTTTAACCAAGCCTGCATACAAAAATTTTAAGGGCTCGAGCTCTATAAATTTATCGAACACTACTACACCAACTGTATATTTTGAACTTGGTGGAAAGTTCGCTGACTTAAGAGCGGCATTGGCCGAATCGCAAAAAGCATTGCCGGCAGGCCGCAAACCAGTATCATTCCAATCAGAAAACCGCAGCAATCCATTGGCAAGTTGGTTTTTAAGCATCATTTTACCGGTATTGCTTTTAATCGGCTTCTGGATTTTCATGATGCGCAGAATGGGTGGCGGAGCTGGTGGCGGAGGCCAGATTTTCAGCATCGGCAAATCGAAAGCAACCTTGTTCGATAAGGAAAGCCAGGTGAATATCACCTTTAACGATGTTGCAGGTTTAGAAGAAGCCAAAACGGAGGTAATGGAAATTGTAGATTTCCTTAAGAACCCAAAAAAATATACCGATCTCGGTGGTAAAATTCCGAAAGGTGCCTTATTAGTGGGTTCGCCGGGTACTGGTAAAACCTTATTGGCCAAAGCCGTTGCCGGCGAAGCACAAGTGCCATTTTTTTCACTTTCAGGATCTGATTTTGTGGAGATGTTTGTGGGCGTGGGCGCATCCCGGGTGAGAGATTTGTTCAAGCAAGCGAAAGATAAGTCGCCATGTATCATCTTTATTGATGAGATAGATGCTATTGGCCGTGCACGTGGCAAAAACGGTGTAATGGGCGGTAACGATGAGCGTGAAAATACCTTAAACCAACTGTTGGTAGAAATGGATGGTTTCGGCACCAACACACACGTAATTATTTTAGCTGCTACCAACCGTGCCGATGTGTTAGATAAAGCGTTGTTAAGAGCCGGCCGTTTTGACAGACAGATTTATGTTGACCTACCAGATGTTGTTGAACGTAAACAAATTTTCGAGGTTCACATTACTCCGTTAAAGAAATCGGAAGAATTAGATACTGAATTCTTAGCAAAACAAACCCCAGGTTTTTCGGGGGCAGACATTGCCAACGTATGTAACGAAGCTGCACTGATAGCGGCCAGAAAAAACAAATCTGCTGTTGATAAGCAAGATTTCCTGGATGCTGTTGACAGAATTGTTGGCGGTTTAGAAAAGAAAAATAAAATTATAACGCCTAGCGAAAAACGTGCTATTGCCATTCACGAGGCCGGCCACGCTACGGTTAGCTGGCTGTTGGAACATGCGGCGCCATTAGTAAAGGTTACCATCGTTCCACGCGGACAAAGCTTAGGTGCAGCCTGGTATTTGCCAGAGGAAAGGCTGATCGTTCGCCCGCACCAGATGTTGGATGAAATGTGTGCTACAATGGGTGGAAGAGCAGCTGAAAAAGTGATGTTCGATACCATATCAACTGGCGCATTGAGCGATTTAGAAAAAGTAAACAAGCAAGCCCGGGCAATGGTTACCATTTACGGACTGAATGAAAAGCTTGGAAACATTACCTATTACGATTCATCAGGTCAGAACGAATATAACTTCTCAAAGCCCTATTCTGAAGATACTGCATTAACGATCGATAAAGAAATTTCGATTTTAATTGAAAGTCAGTATCAAAGGGCAATTAATTTATTGCAGGAAAACAAAGATAAGCTGATCCAATTGGCCGACATCTTAATCGAGAAAGAAGTATTGTTTAAAGATGATCTCGAAGAAATATTTGGAAAACGTTTGTTCGAGAATTCTACCGAAGCTGGCTCAACAGGTCAAATTACTCCAGTAGAAGCATAG
- the rsfS gene encoding ribosome silencing factor has product MVKKKIVALSTYLSELAVHGIQEKKGEDIVRLDLTNIHTSVADYFIIASANSGMQVKAIADSVEKEIYKATQTDPRHKEGFETADWVILDYFDVVVHIFKTEKRHFYGIEELWGDAESTNYQSA; this is encoded by the coding sequence ATGGTAAAAAAGAAAATAGTAGCCCTTTCTACATACCTTTCGGAATTAGCTGTTCACGGCATTCAGGAAAAAAAAGGAGAAGATATAGTGCGGTTAGATCTAACAAACATCCATACATCGGTAGCAGATTATTTTATTATTGCGAGCGCAAATTCGGGCATGCAGGTGAAAGCCATTGCCGATAGCGTAGAAAAAGAAATTTATAAGGCCACGCAAACCGACCCACGACATAAGGAAGGCTTTGAAACGGCAGATTGGGTTATACTCGATTATTTCGATGTGGTTGTGCACATTTTCAAAACCGAAAAGCGCCATTTTTATGGCATAGAAGAACTTTGGGGCGACGCCGAAAGCACAAATTATCAAAGTGCATAG